The Acinetobacter sp. GSS19 genome includes a region encoding these proteins:
- the rseP gene encoding RIP metalloprotease RseP codes for MNALFIIVAAIFLLGPLIAIHEFGHYWVARKLGVKVLVYSIGFGPTLLKWTSKKSGIQYQLSALPLGGYVKMLDEREGDVAEQDLPYAFNRQAPWKRIAIVAAGPLINLIFAILLFWVLFLPAQEQLNTRIGKVLPASPAAAAQLQVGDKVTAIDGTPTATWEKLNYALVDRAGETGTVQVQVERQGQVQNFNLPIQNFLKDQSQSPLEILGFVPYRPVIPAVVHKLSEDGAAIRQGMKEGDRIVAIDGVKMHDWFDVVDKVQKSPEKLLKIDVLRQGQLVQLEVMPQGQRDNMGNVSGVLGVQNNPGKVSIPAEYKQTLQYNPAEALMMAVDKTGQLSGMILNSITKMIRGLIGLENLSGPITIAKVAGQSAEMGWQTFISFMALMSVSLGILNLLPIPMLDGGHLVYYFIEAIRGKPVSEQIQLIGLKIGMVLLGSMMLLALFNDFMRL; via the coding sequence ATGAATGCCTTGTTTATCATAGTTGCTGCAATTTTTTTGCTTGGTCCATTGATTGCGATTCATGAATTTGGACATTATTGGGTAGCTCGTAAACTTGGCGTGAAAGTCCTGGTGTATTCCATCGGTTTTGGTCCGACGTTGTTGAAATGGACCTCAAAAAAATCGGGCATTCAATATCAGCTTTCGGCATTACCCTTGGGTGGTTATGTCAAGATGCTGGATGAGCGTGAAGGTGATGTTGCTGAGCAGGATTTACCTTATGCATTTAACCGCCAAGCACCATGGAAGCGTATTGCGATTGTTGCAGCGGGTCCGCTCATTAACCTGATCTTTGCAATTCTGTTGTTCTGGGTTTTATTTTTGCCAGCTCAGGAGCAGTTAAATACCCGTATTGGTAAAGTGCTTCCAGCAAGCCCTGCGGCAGCTGCGCAATTACAAGTCGGAGACAAAGTTACTGCAATTGATGGTACACCGACAGCCACTTGGGAAAAATTAAACTATGCCTTGGTGGATCGTGCAGGAGAAACCGGTACGGTTCAGGTGCAGGTTGAGCGTCAAGGCCAAGTACAAAATTTTAATTTACCGATTCAAAATTTTCTGAAAGATCAAAGTCAATCACCTTTAGAGATCTTGGGCTTTGTCCCTTATCGTCCTGTCATTCCGGCAGTTGTGCACAAGCTGAGTGAGGATGGGGCTGCAATCCGTCAAGGAATGAAAGAGGGAGATCGTATTGTTGCGATTGATGGCGTCAAGATGCACGACTGGTTTGATGTGGTCGATAAGGTGCAAAAATCACCGGAAAAACTGTTGAAAATTGACGTGCTACGCCAAGGGCAGCTCGTACAGCTTGAGGTCATGCCACAAGGTCAGCGTGACAATATGGGGAATGTGAGTGGTGTGCTGGGCGTACAAAATAATCCCGGTAAAGTCTCCATTCCTGCAGAATACAAACAGACTTTGCAATATAATCCGGCAGAAGCATTGATGATGGCAGTGGACAAAACTGGCCAACTTTCAGGCATGATTTTGAACTCAATCACCAAAATGATTCGTGGTCTGATTGGTTTGGAGAATCTGTCTGGCCCCATTACGATTGCTAAAGTGGCTGGGCAAAGTGCTGAAATGGGCTGGCAGACGTTTATTTCTTTTATGGCGCTCATGAGTGTGAGTTTGGGAATTTTAAACTTATTACCGATCCCAATGCTTGATGGTGGCCACTTAGTCTATTATTTTATTGAGGCCATTCGAGGCAAGCCGGTTTCTGAACAAATACAATTAATCGGTTTAAAAATTGGTATGGTACTGCTCGGAAGTATGATGCTTTTAGCATTATTTAATGATTTTATGCGTTTATAA
- the ispC gene encoding 1-deoxy-D-xylulose-5-phosphate reductoisomerase translates to MSQAVCVLGATGSIGQSTLKVLEQHPDKYSVFAVTAHSRIEALVEICKRYHPKVVVVPAEHVDPLRQMLKQVELEHIEILIDEAGLIAVSEHPEVDVVMAAIVGAAGLLPTLAAVKAGKRVLLANKEALVMSGDLMMQAVHEHQALLLPVDSEHNAIFQCLPPDYLHAPRDGQPKLGVSRVLLTASGGPFLQHSLEQLKTVTPQQACKHPNWSMGQKISVDSATLMNKGLELIEACHLFSISEAYVTVVVHPQSIIHSMVQYVDGSTLAQLGNPDMCTPIAHALAWPERIHTHVPALDLFVHQQLNFQEPDTVRFPALKLARQAMQAGGLSPAILNAANEIAVAAFLNQQIGFTEIPQVVEQTLQTVENGAANQLELILQADARARHCAHQYITQLRS, encoded by the coding sequence ATGTCACAAGCAGTTTGCGTATTAGGGGCTACAGGTTCTATCGGTCAAAGTACACTTAAGGTGTTAGAACAACATCCTGATAAGTATTCTGTTTTTGCAGTTACCGCACATAGCCGAATTGAAGCACTGGTCGAAATATGTAAACGCTACCATCCTAAAGTCGTTGTGGTTCCTGCTGAACATGTAGATCCATTACGCCAGATGTTAAAACAGGTCGAACTTGAGCATATTGAAATTCTCATTGACGAAGCGGGTTTAATTGCAGTGTCTGAGCATCCGGAAGTGGATGTCGTGATGGCTGCTATTGTCGGAGCTGCCGGTTTGCTACCGACCTTGGCCGCTGTAAAAGCAGGCAAGCGGGTTCTCCTGGCCAATAAAGAAGCTTTGGTAATGTCCGGTGACTTGATGATGCAGGCAGTTCATGAGCATCAGGCGTTGTTGTTGCCCGTAGATTCTGAGCACAATGCGATTTTCCAATGTTTGCCACCGGATTATTTGCATGCCCCACGTGATGGACAGCCGAAATTGGGTGTGTCTCGTGTCTTATTAACTGCTTCAGGTGGGCCATTTTTACAGCATAGTCTAGAGCAGCTCAAAACGGTGACACCGCAACAGGCATGCAAACACCCGAATTGGTCCATGGGACAAAAAATTTCTGTTGATTCAGCTACTTTGATGAATAAAGGTTTGGAGTTGATCGAGGCCTGTCATCTCTTCTCTATTTCAGAAGCCTATGTCACAGTTGTGGTGCATCCACAAAGTATCATCCATTCTATGGTGCAATATGTTGATGGTTCTACGTTGGCACAATTAGGAAATCCTGATATGTGTACACCGATCGCACATGCATTGGCATGGCCAGAACGTATTCATACCCATGTGCCAGCATTGGATCTGTTTGTTCATCAACAGCTGAATTTTCAGGAACCCGATACTGTTCGCTTTCCTGCACTGAAATTGGCGCGTCAAGCGATGCAGGCAGGCGGTTTGAGTCCGGCTATTCTGAATGCGGCAAATGAAATCGCAGTTGCTGCCTTTTTGAATCAGCAAATTGGTTTTACTGAAATTCCACAAGTCGTTGAACAAACCTTACAAACGGTTGAAAATGGAGCAGCGAATCAGCTAGAGCTGATTCTGCAGGCTGATGCACGTGCTCGTCATTGCGCCCATCAATATATAACGCAACTCAGGAGTTGA